A region of the Nitrospinota bacterium genome:
ATCTCGACGACGACGCCCGCGCCCACGGTGCGGCCCCCTTCGCGGATGGCGAACCGGAGTTCCTTTTCCATCGCTATGGGGTGAATGAGCTCGACTATCATCGTCACGTTGTCGCCCGGCATCACCATCTCCACGCCCGCCGGCAAAGCCGCCGAACCGGTCACGTCGGTCGTCCGGAAATAAAACTGCGGCTTGTACCCGTTGAAAAACGGCGTATGGCGGCCGCCCTCTTCCTTCGTCAATATGTACGCTTCCGCCTTGAACTTCTTGTGCGGCGTGATCGTCCCCGGCTTGCACAGCACCTGCCCGCGCTCGACGTCCTCGCGCTTCGTCCCGCGCAGCAAAAGGCCCACGTTGTCGCCCGCGCGCCCTTCGTCCAGAAGCTTCCGGAACATCTCGACGCCCGTCACCACCGTCTTCTGCGTGTCGCGCAGCCCGACGATCTCGACTTCTTCGCCGACCTTGATGATCCCGCGGTCGATACGCCCCGTCACCACCGTCCCGCGCCCGGAAATGGAGAACACGTCCTCCGCCGGCATCAGGAACGGCTTGTCGATCTCGCGCTTCGGTTCCGGCACATAGCTGTCAAGCGCCGCCAGCAGATCCCAGATGCACTTCGTCTTCTCGGGATCCTCCGGGTTGTTCATCGCCTGCAGCGCCGAACCCCTGATAACCGGGGTGATGTCGCCCGGAAACTTGTACTTCGTCAAAAGCTCGCGCACTTCCAGCTCCACAAGATCCAAAAGCTCCGGATCGTCGACCTGGTCGCACTTGTTCATGAACACCACCACGTACGGAACGCCGACCTGGCGCGCCAGCAGAATGTGCTCGCGCGTCTGCGGCATCGGGCCGTCCGCCGCGCTCACCACCAATATCGCGCCGTCCATCTGCGCCGCGCCCGTGATCATGTTCTTCACGTAGTCCGCGTGGCCGGGGCAGTCGACGTGCGCGTAGTGCCGCTTATCGGAGTTGTACTCGACGTGGGCCGTGGCTATCGTGATCCCGCGCTCGCGTTCTTCCGGCGCCTTGTCGATCTGGTCGAACGGAATGTATTCCGCCATGCCCTTCTTCGACAGCACTTCCGTGATCGACGCCGTCAGCGTCGTTTTGCCGTGATCGACGTGGCCGATCGTGCCGACGTTAACGTGCGGCTTTGTCCGCTCAAACTTCTCTTTCGCCATGGCTTACACTCCTCCTAGAAAGCTTTTACGCGTTCGCTTTTTCTGTTCCGGCGTGCTTGGCGATGATTTCTTCGCTCACCTGCTTGGGCACTTCCGAATATTTCTTGAACTGCATCGTGTAGGTCGCGCGCCCCTGCGACATCGAGCGCACGTCGGTGGAATAGCCGAACATTTCGGCCAGCGGCACCTCGGCGCGGACGATGCGGGCGTTCCCGCGGTTTGTCATTTCCATGATTTTGCCGCGGCGCGACGACAGGTTGCCTATCACGTCCCCCATGTACTGTTCCGGCACGACCACTTCCACGTCCATGATCGGTTCCAGCAGAACCGGGTTCGCCTTTTTGCACGCTTCCTTGAAAGCCATGGAACCGGCGATTTTAAACGCCATTTCCGACGAGTCGACTTCGTGGAACGAGCCGTCGATGAGATCGACGGAAACGTCGATCATCGGAAAGCCGGCGATGACGCCCCCTTCGAGGGCCTCGCGGATCCCCTTGTCGACGGCCGGGATGAATTCTTTCGGGATGACGCCGCCGACGATCTTGTTGTTGAATTTGTAGTGTTCGCCGGCCGCAAGGGGCTCGACGGTGATCCAGACGTGGCCGAACTGGCCGCGGCCGCCGGTCTGGCGCACGAACTTGCCCTCCTGCTCCACCTTCTTCTTGATGGTTTCGCGGTAGGCAACCTGCGGCTTCGACACGTTGGCGTTGACGCCGAATTCGCGCCGCAGGCGGTCGACGATGATTTCAAGGTGGAGTTCGCCCATGCCGGCGATAAGGGTCTGGCCGGTCTCTTGATCCACCTTCACATGGAAAGTCGGGTCTTCCTGCGCCAGCTTGGCCAAGCCGGTGCCCAGCTTGTCCTGCTCGGCCTTCGACTTCGGCTCGATGGCGATGGAGATGACCGGTTCGGGAAATATCATTCTTTCAAGAACTATCTGGTTGGCTTCGTCGCAGAGCGTATCGCCGGTGAGGGTGTTTTTCAGCCCCACCACCGCGCAGATATCGCCGGCGCGGACTTCTTTTATATCCTCGCGCTTGTTGGCGTGCATCTGGAGGAGGCGGCCGATCCGCTCGCGGTGGCCGTTGCCGCGGGTCGAGTTATAGGCGTAGGTGCCGGCGGCAAGAATGCCGGAATAGACGCGCACGAATGTCAGGTGTCCGACGAACGGGTCGGTCATGATCTTAAACGCGAGGCCGGCGAACGGTTCGTCATCCGACGCGACGCGGTGCATTTCGGTTTCCGAATCCATGGACGTACCGGCGACCGGCTTGACTTCCATCGGCGAGGGAAGGTAATCGGTGACGGCGTCAAGCAGGGCCTGCACCCCTTTGTTCTTGAAGGCGGAGCCGCAGATCATCGGCACAAACTTGAAACCGACGGTTCCCTTGCGGATGGCTTCCTTGATCTCCGCTTCGGTGAAATCGGTATCCCCTTCGAGGTAACGGCCCATAAGGGCATCGTCCGCTTCGCAGACGGTCTCAAGCAATTTCACGCGGTATTCCTCGGCTTGGGCTTTCAGGTCGGCGGGGATGTCGACGATTTCGAAGGTGGAGCCGAGCACGTCGTTGGCGGTGTAGATAATCCCCTTCATCTTGACGAGGTCGACGATGCCGGTGAAAGCTTCTTCAAATCCTATCGGAAGCTGGAGAACCAGCGGGGTGTGCCCAAGCTTGTCCTTCAGCTCATGGACGACGTTGAAGAAGTCGGCGCCGACGCGATCCATCTTGTTGACGAACGCGATGCGCGGGACATGGTACTTGTCGCCCTGGCGCCAGACGGTTTCAGACTGCGGCTGCACGCCGCCGACGGCGCAGAACACGCCGACCGCGCCGTCGAGAACGCGGAGCGAGCGCTCCACTTCAACGGTGAAATCGACGTGGCCGGGGGTATCGATGATGTTGACGCGGTGGTTTTTCCAGAAGCAGGTGGTGGCGGCGGAGGTGATGGTGATGCCGCGCTCCTGTTCCTGCTCCATCCAGTCCATGGTGGCGGTGCCGTCATGCACTTCGCCGATCTTGTGGGTCACGCCGGTGTAAAACAGTATCCGTTCCGTGACGGTGGTCTTGCCCGCGTCGATATGGGCGACGATCCCTATGTTCCGGTAACGCTCAAGCGGAGTGATTCTGGCCATGATTATTTTTTACCAGCGGTAATGGGAGAAGGCCTTGTTCGCCTCCGCCATCTTGTGGGTGTCTTCTTTCTTCTTGATTGCTCCGCCGGCCCCGTTGGCGGCGTCCATGATCTCGGAGGCGAGCTGGTTGGTGAACCCGCGCTCGGCGCGGTCGCGGGCCATGCTGATGAGCCAGCGCACCGCCAGGCTGGTCTGGCGCGCGGGGGCAACCTCGACCGGCACCTGATAGGTGGCGCCGCCGACGCGGCGCGACTTCACTTCAAGCATCGGGCGGGCGTTCTGCACCGCCTTTTTGAAAATCGGCAGCGGATCCTTGCCGGTTTTTTCCTTAACGATCTCCAGGGCGCCGTAGAGGTGCCCTTCGGCCGGGCTCTTCTTCCCCTGGATCATGATGGCGTTGACGGTGCGGGTGATCAGCACGTCGTTGTAAATCGGATCCGGGAGGATTTCCCGTTTAATGACTCTTCTTCTGCGCGGCATACCTTATCCCCTTTATTTCTTCTTTGCGCCCTTTTTGACATCCGCGGCGCCGGCGGCTTTCGGCCGCTTCGCGCCGTACTTCGAACGCGACTGCCTCCGGGCATCGACACCCTGGGTATCCAGCGTGCCGCGCACGATGTGGTAGCGCACGCCGGGGAGGTCCTTCACGCGGCCCCCGCGGATCAGGACGATGGAGTGCTCCTGGAGGTTGTGGCCGACGCCCGGAATGTAGGACGTCACTTCGTACTTGTTGGTGAGCCGCACGCGCGCCACCTTGCGGAGCGCCGAGTTCGGCTTTTTGGGCGTGGCGGTGTACACGCGGGTACAGACGCCGCGCCGCTGCGGGCACGACGTGAGCGCGGGGCTCTTCGTCTTATAGTTCAGTTTTTCCCGTCCATGACGGACAAGCTGGTTAATAGTCGGCACAATAACGGTTCCTCCTAAGTCTTTCCTCCATCACGCGGTATGTGCGCGACTTCTAAAAAGAAAAAAGGATTCTATGCAGACCGGGCCGTAATGTCAAACTTTTTTTATAAGTTTTTTCGGCCCCGCCCCCGGACCGGCCTTACAACAGCCGCAAACCGATGCCCGTCTATAGGTGCAAACAGGTGCAAAAGCCGGGATAGTATTGTATACAATGATGCCCGTCACCCAACAACCGGAAAGCTGGAAGAATAGCCGATGACCAAACGTTTACTGTTCGCCGCCCTGCTTGCCCTGCTGGCGGCGCCGCCCGCGACCGCATCCGCCGCGGCGGCGGATCAGCCACGGCTATCCCTTTCCGCCGACAAAAACAAAGTGGGGCTGGACGACACCCTTGAACTGCAGCTCTCCGTCAGCGGCGCCGGATCCTCTTCCGTGGGGGAACCGGCCATCGAGGGAATGGAGCATTTCGATCTGCTCGGCACAAGCAAAGGGGAGCAGCTTTCCATCGTCAACATGAACATCACCCGCGCCGCAACCTGGCGCTACACGCTCCGCCCCAAAAAGGCGGGGGAGACGGCAACCCTGCGCGCAAAAGTGCCGGTGGGGGGAACCAACTACCTTTCCGGCACGGTAACGGTGGAAACCACGCAAGGCGGAGGCGGGCCGGCACAACACCCTCCCGGCATGTTCAACCTCCCCTCCCCGTTCGGCGCGCGGAGCAACCGCAAAGACGATTTCATCCTTCAGGCGCGCATTACGCCAACGGCGGTATGGGCCGGGGAAGAAGCGGTCTACACCCTCGCCTTCTACCGGGGAGCCGATGTTTTTTCCAACATCAACTTCGCGCCGCCCACGCTTAAAAACGCGTGGATTGAACAGCCCGACGAGGGCGAGCGGCACGAAACGAAACCGGCCCGGCTGGGAGGACGCGGCTATGTGCTGACAGAAATGCGGACGCTGCTCTACCCGCTGGCGGCGGGGGATATGGCAATTCCCGCCGCCGCCGTTTCATTCCAGCCGGCTCCCTTCTCGCCCCCGGTGAGCATCAAAAGCAACGAACTGACGCTAAAGGTAAAGCCGCTTCCCGAAAAGGGGAAACCGGCCGGTTTCAGCGGACTGGTGGGGAGTTTCTCCATCGCGTCATCCCTCTCGCAAAAAAACGGCGCCGTGGGACAGCCGCTCACCCTCACCGTCACGGTATCGGGACGCGGCGCGTTGCACGCCATCCCGAAACCGGCGGATCCGGCCATCGACGCGGAACGGTACGACCCGGAAATTAAAGACTCCTTCCGCCGCGACGCGCGCGGAAGCGAAGGAAGCCGCGCCTTCAATTACATCATCGTGCCGAGAAAAGAGGGAACACTTGTCATCCCCCCCTTCAGTATCGACTTCTTCAACCCCGCGTCCGCCGCCTACGAAACGGCGAAAACCGCGCCGCTCACACTGCCGGTGGCCTCCGCTCCCGCGGGAAGCGCCACACCCGCCGCTCCGGCCGCGCCGGGGAAAAAATCCGCCGCCGCGGCGGACGAACCGCCATTTTACCGGGGACAGTTTTTTTACATGCTGCTGGCGACGCTGATGGTGGCGGCAATCGGCGCGAAGGTTCTTCATAACCGCCGCCTGGCAATCCGCCGCGACAGCGGCGCGGCACATGCGTTGCGGGCCGAACCGCTTGCCCGCGAGCGGCTGGCGGCGGCGGAAGAGCTTTTAAGGCGAAATGATACCGCCGCCTTCCTTGGCGCGGTGGAGCATGCCGTTCGCGGCTACCTCTCCGACCGGCTGAATATTCCCCCGTCGGCGGTCACGCCGGATGACATCGCCCGCCGCCTGCCGCCGGAAACGCGGGAACGTTACCGGGAATGCCTCTCGGTGTTACAGGTCTGTTTCGACGCCCGCTACTCCCCCGGCGTTTTTGAAAATCCCGCCGCCCTCCTGGAACGGGCTAAAAAGGCACTGACAATAGCGATGACAATAAAGAATTAGGGAAAAGCGGATGCTTCCGCCGAAGCGGAGCGCCACTACCCAATAAGTAGGTATTCCGTACGCGGCAGCTTCATCCCGTTCTGTCTCCCTCCGTAACAATCAAAGCGGAAAAAACGGCCTGTTGTTTTTTTGGTGTGCCGGTTTTATTACATATGGTAAGTTACCGTTACATGACCACCAAGACAACTTAAGGAGCAGCTATTGAAAGTTGATAAAAGCAGGCGGCGGATTACCATCCAGAACATTCAGGATTTGCCGACCCTTTCAGCGGTTATAACCAAGATGGTGGAGATGCTCGACGGCCAGGATGCCTCGCCCAAAGAACTGGCCAACCTGATCGAACAAGACCAGTCGATCCTTTCGGCGATCCTCAAACTCGTGAACTCGGCGTTTTACGGCTTTCCCCGCAAGATCACGTCGGTTCACCAGGCGGTGGTGATCCTGGGCTTCGGCACCGTGAAAAGCATCGCGCTGGGAACCTCCATCTTTAAGACGAAACCGCGCGGCGGGAAAAAAGAGGTTTTTGACCGCAATGCGCTCTGGATACACTCGCTGGGGGTGGCCACCGCCTCGAAGCTGATCGCGCAAAAAATCGGCCACGGGGATGCCGACGAAGCGTTTGTCGCCGGCCTTCTGCATGACGTGGGCAAAGTGGTGTTCGACACCCAGTTTTCCGCCGAATTCCGCGAAGTGGCGGAAAAGGCCGAGGACAAAAACATACTGATCCTCGAAGCGGAACGGGAAGTCCTGGGTTTGGATCACGCCGAAGCGGGCCAAATTCTGCTGTTTAAATGGCAGCTGCCGCTGCCGGTGGTGAACGCGGTGGGCTTCCATCACGACCTTGAGAAAGCCCCCGCCACATACCAGCGGCTTGCCGCCATCGTACACTTGGCCGATGTCATCTGCCGCAAGCTCAAAATCGGTTCCGGCGGAGACGCCCGACTGCCAAAAGTAGACCGCGGCGCCATGAAGACGCTGCATATCACCACGCCAATGCTGGAAGAAGCGCTGAAAGAAACCCGGGACCAAAAAGAACTGATCGAGCAGTTTGGGGATTTGTGATGAATGAGAAAACCGCCAGCGCCTCCGCCAGCCTCCGGCGCAGGCTGGCAACCGCCGTGCGCGAACGCGAGATGTTCGCCCGGACGCTGGCCGAGGCCAACGCCCGCTTCGCCGAAAAGGTGAAGGAGCTCTCGATCCTCCGCCGCATCGGCGACTCCATCAGCAACAATCTGGACGAACGGGCGGTCTGCGAAAGCCTGGTGAACATTATCACCTCCGAGATGACGGCTGAAAACTGTTCCGTGATGCTGTTGGCGGACGGTGGCGGGCATCTGATACTCCGTGCCGCACAAGGGCAAACGGATCACGCGCCCCGCTTCTTCGACGCCGCCGATCCCAAAGCCCCCCGCATCCCCATCGGCAGCGGCGTGGCCGGCATGGTGGCGAAAACCGGCAAGCCGATGCTGGTGCAAAACACCGCCGAGGACCGGCACTTCAAAAAAATTCCCGGCCGGCTCAAGAACATCAGCTCGCTGCTCTGCACGCCGATCTCCGGCGAAAAAGGGACTGTCATCGGAGTGCTGAACCTTTCGCACCCGGACATCGGCCAGTTCTCGCGGGAAAACGAGCAGATGCTGCGCCTTATCGTCAACCACGCGGCGCTTGCGTTCAACAACATCCGGCTCTTCGCCCGCATCCACAAATTCAATGAGGAACTGGAACAGGCCGTGTTAAAGCACACCGAAGAGCTGCGCAACTCCGAAGGCAAATACCGCGCCCTGATGCAGCAGGGTTCGGAGGGGGTCGTCATCGCCGGCCGGGACGGCGCGATACGGGAATGCAACGCCGCCGCGGGCGTCCTGACCGGCCGGAAACCGGCCGCTTGGGCCGGACGGAACATCGCCGCCATGATGCCGGATGCCGCGCCGGTCATTTTGAAGAATCTGGGAACCGGCGCGCCGGCCAGCCATGCGCCAATCACCGTGGAAACCGTATTGCGCGCCACCCGCGGCAAGCGGGGAACGCCGGCGAGCATCGGCGCAAGCCTGATCCCGCTGGCGGCGGGGCCGGTCATCCACATAACCATGCGCGACATCACCCAGCGGGCGCTGCTGGACGAAAAACTGCGGAACTATTCGCACGATCTGGAGGAAGAGGTGCGGCGCCGCACGGCGGAACTGAAAGCGGCGCAAAACGAATTGATCCAGGCGGCGAAGCTGGCCGCGCTGGGCGAACTCGCGGCGGGCGTGGCGCACGAGATAAACAACCCCCTAGCCATCATCGCCGGCTACGCCGAGGACCTGAAAGACCGCATCCTGAAGGGGGAGTCTCCCGGCAAGACCACACTCATCCGAACGCTGGACTTGATCGCGGAGAGCGCCCAGCGCGCCCATCACATTACCCAGGAAATCCTCGATTTTTCCACGCCGCGCGCCACCCGCATCGCGGCGCACAATATCCGGGAACTGCTGGAAACATCCGTGACAATGGTGTGGCCGCGCCTGAAAGCCCGCGGAATTTCCACGATACTGCGGGGAAACGCGCTCAACGGCGAAATATGCACCGATAAAAACCAGATCGTGCAGGTGATGATCAACCTGCTCAACAACGCCGCCGATGCCTCGCGGGAAAACGGCGCCATCACCGTCTCCGCCCGCCGCCGCGGCGGCATACTGGAAATCACCGTCATTGATGGGGGCGATGGCATTCCGGAAAAACTTATGGGGAAGATTTTCGACCCCTTTTTCACCACGAAAGAACCGGGCAAAGGGACGGGCCTGGGGCTTTCCATTTCATACCGCATCGTCCAAAAATTGGGAGGGCGCATCACCGCCGCATCCCGCCCAGGAAAAACCGCTTTCACCGTGCTGCTGCCCATTGAGAGCCGTGACGGCGGCGATTCCGCACAGAGGAAACCAAAAAATGTCTGAAAAAATAAATCTGTTAGTGGTGGACGACGAAGGACCGCTACGCGACCTCCTGGTGGAGCGATTCTCCCGGCATGAGTTTAGCGTCGCCGGCTGCGCCAGCGGGGACGATGCGCTCGCCGCTGCGGCCAAACAGGAATTCGACGTCGGCATCATCGACATCCGCATGCCCGGGATGGACGGCATCGACCTGTTCCGCGCCATCCGGAAAACCCAGCCGCAGTTCGAGGCGGTGGCGCTCACCGGGCAGGCCACCATCGACAACGCCATCGAGGCCATGAAACTCGGCTTTTACGATTACCTTGTCAAACCGACCAAGCTGTACGAGCTTGAAATAATCGTGCGCAAGGCGTACGAAAAGAAAATGCTGGCGCTGGAAAACATGCGCCTGAAAAGCCGCATCGGCCTGCATGGCGTCCACCACGAAATCGTGGGTAAAAGCGAAAAGGCGCGCGATATCCGCGCACTGATCGGCAAAATCGCCAACACCCCCGCGCCGGTTCTTGTCGCGGGGGAAGCCGGCACCGGCAAGGAATACGCCGCCCGCGCCATCCATCAGGCGGGCATGCCCAAAGACGCCCCCTTCATCACCGTCAGTTGCGGCGCCATCCCGCACGGCATACTGGAACCCCAGCTTTTCGGCCACGAAGAAGGGGCCTTCACCGGCGCGGGGGGAAAAAAAGAGGGTTGGCTGGAAATGGCGGATGGCGGCACCATCTTCTTCGAAGATATCGAGGGTCTTCACCCCTCCACGCAGGTCAAGCTGCACCGCTTTCTCGAATCCGGCGCCTTTCAGCGCATCGGCGGCAACAGCGACATCGGCGGCAGCGCGCGGGTTATCGCCGGCACACAGGCCGATCTGCGCGATCTGACCCTCAAAAAAATGTTCCGCGAAGACCTCTATTACCGGCTGGGCATTGTCACGCTCCAGATGCCGCCGCTGCGCGAACGCAAAGAAGACATTCCGGAGCTGATCGACGCCTTCCTGAAAAAAACCGGCAATAACGATAAAAAGTTCAGCGTCAAGGCGGTGAACGCCATGTTGAAATACGACTGGCCGGGCAACCTGCGCGAGTTGAACAACGTGGTGGAACGGACGGCGCTGCTTGCCTCCAAAAAAACCATTCAGGCCAAAGACATTCCGCTTTCGCTGGAAAAAAAATCCAAGGGGAGCAAACTGCGCCATCTGATGTCGCTCGCGGAAGTGGAGAAGGAACATATCCTCTATGTGTTGGGCGCCTGCGGCGGCAACATCTCCCGCGCGTCACGCATCCTGGGTGTCAGCCGCCCGAAGCTGTACCGCAAAATCGGCCAATACAAGACCGGCGGCAAGAACGGCTGATCGTGGAGCGGCGAATAACGAAGCCGCGGGCGGGAAACGCATTTTACCGCATGCCCCGCGGGCTTGGGGGACAACACTCGGCGCCGGTGGTTTCCACCTCGATGGTGGCGTGTTCGATGCCGCTTTCGCGGGTGACGGCGCGGATGCGCCCTTTGAGTTCCGCCACCTCCGCCGCCGTCAGCGGTGTTTGCGTCATGACGTGCAGGCTGACGACGTGGTAGCTGCCGTCCATGCTCCAGACGTGCAGGTCGTGCAGGCCGCATATTCCTTCCAGACTCCCGATGCGCTCTTCCAGCGCCGGGAGGCTCACCGATTCCGGCACTCCCTGCAAGAAAAGGATGCCGGTGCGCCGCAGGTTTTTGAGCGCATTCCACAGCACATACAACGTGATGACCGCCGCGAGCAGCGGGTCAATCACCGGCATCTCCTTGACAAGCATCACCGCTCCCGCCACCAGCACCGTCAGCCACCCAAGCACATCCTCAATGAGGTGCCACATCACCACCCGCTCGTTCATCGTCCTTCCTTCTTTCAGGCGCAGGACCGCCGCGCCGTTCACCAACACGCCCACAACGGCGAAGAGCAACATCCCCGAAACGTTGGACGGCTCCGGATGCAGGATGCGCGGCACGGCGTGGGCCAAGATGATGACGCAACCGAAGGTAAGCAGCGCGCCGTTTGCCAGCGCCGCCAACAGCGAAAAACGGCCGTAACCGTAGGAGTACGCGCCGGTTCGTTCGCGGCCCGCCATCCGCGCCATGTACCACGAGAGGCCAATGCCGAAGGTATCGCCCATGTCATGCACGGCATTGGAAAAAATGGCGAGCGAATTGGTGTAGAACCCGCCGCCGATTTCAAAGCAGGTGAAAAAGAGGTTCAGAAAAAACGCGGTGCGAATGGTATCCGATGCCGCGCGCCCGGTTCCCCCTTCATGGGGATGCGCGTGGGGGTGATGGTGTCCGCCATGTTCCATGTTGCCGCCCCAAAAAAAGGGGGGCGTGGTGCCGCCCCCCGCAGCCGTATTACGGGGTGAAGGTGTTTTCCACTTCGATTTTTTCCATTCCCATGCAAGGGACCGGGCAGGCGTCGATGCAAAGCCCGCAGCGGACGCAGTTTGTTTCGTCCATCACCATGTAGGTGAACCCCTTGTTTTCCGCCACCGGTTCGCCGCCGTTGGGACGGACGCGGACGTAATCCTGCTGCAACATGAGTATGCAGTTGTAGGGGCAGACGTCCACGCAGTTGTAGCAGAGAATGCACATCTTGCCGTCTATCTGCACGTTGAGGTTGCAGAGGTAGCAACGCTGCCCCTGCCAGAACACCTCTTCTTCGTTGTAACCCAAATCCACTTCGGCCATTTTGTGCTGCCGCGCGGCTTGATCCAACGCCGGTATGTCTTGGCGCGGGATGAGGTCGAAGACATTCCCCTTGACCGTTTTCCACTCCTTGTAACTTCCCAGTTCGGTCTGCCGCCAGACGGTGCTGGCGGTCTTTTCGCCGTGGCGGCCGCGGCCCATGAGCGCCCGGTCGATGGCGCGGGCCACTTTATGCGCGTTGCCGATGGCGGAGATTATGTCGCGCGGACCGCTGATGTAATCGCCGGCGGCGTAGACCTTTGGCAGGTTCGTGGTGAAATTCTCCCGGTCCACGGTGAAGCCGGGGCCGGGCAACGCCATGTCCGGGCTTTGACTGATGGCGGCGATAACCATGTTGCATTTCATGGATACGATGGCGTTCGGCACGGGCACGATCTGGCGGCGGCCATCGGGACCGGGTTCGGTCAGCCGCATCCGGCTGAAAACAACGCCGTCCACTTCGCCGGCCGCGTTTTTTTTCACTTCGATGGGGGACATGAGGTACTGGAAGTCGACCCCCTCCATCGAGGTCTCGCGCATTTCGCGTTCGTCCACTTTCAGCTCGTTGCGCGAGCGGCGGTAGACCACCGTCACCCTGGAGGCGCCCAGCCGCAACGCGGAGCGGGAACAGTCCATCGCGGTGTAACCGCCGCCCAGCACCATGACATGCCCCTCGACCGCCTTGATTTTGCCGCTGTTCACCTGGGCCATGAAGTCAAGGCCGTACGCAATCCCCTTGGCGTCGTCCCCCGGCACGTTCAGCTTCGCCGGCACCATGCTCCCGGCCGCCATCACCACCGCGTCGTAGTCTTTGCGCAACCCGTCCAGCGTGGGATCCTCGCCCACCCAGCGGTTGGTCTTGATGGTGACGCCCAAGTCGCCGATCCGGTCAATCTCCTCGTTCAGTTCCGCTTCCGGCAGGCGGAAACGGGGAATCCCGTAGCGGAGCATGCCGCCGGCCTGGGGCATCCCTTCATAGATGGTCACTTTATGTCCCCAAAGCGCGAGATCCATCGCCAGCGCCAGTCCCGCCGGGCCGCTGCCGGCGATGGCCACTTTTTTCCCGGTGGCGGCGGCCGGTGTAAGTTTCGGCGCATCCTTTTTATAGTCGGCGCCGCCGCGCTTCAGCCAGCAGATGGAAACGGCGTCCCCCATGCCGGGAAAACCGTGGCGGCAAGCGTTTTCACAAGGGTGGGCGCAGACGCGGCCCAGGACGTGCGGCAAAACGTTGTC
Encoded here:
- the tuf gene encoding elongation factor Tu is translated as MAKEKFERTKPHVNVGTIGHVDHGKTTLTASITEVLSKKGMAEYIPFDQIDKAPEERERGITIATAHVEYNSDKRHYAHVDCPGHADYVKNMITGAAQMDGAILVVSAADGPMPQTREHILLARQVGVPYVVVFMNKCDQVDDPELLDLVELEVRELLTKYKFPGDITPVIRGSALQAMNNPEDPEKTKCIWDLLAALDSYVPEPKREIDKPFLMPAEDVFSISGRGTVVTGRIDRGIIKVGEEVEIVGLRDTQKTVVTGVEMFRKLLDEGRAGDNVGLLLRGTKREDVERGQVLCKPGTITPHKKFKAEAYILTKEEGGRHTPFFNGYKPQFYFRTTDVTGSAALPAGVEMVMPGDNVTMIVELIHPIAMEKELRFAIREGGRTVGAGVVVE
- the fusA gene encoding elongation factor G; the protein is MARITPLERYRNIGIVAHIDAGKTTVTERILFYTGVTHKIGEVHDGTATMDWMEQEQERGITITSAATTCFWKNHRVNIIDTPGHVDFTVEVERSLRVLDGAVGVFCAVGGVQPQSETVWRQGDKYHVPRIAFVNKMDRVGADFFNVVHELKDKLGHTPLVLQLPIGFEEAFTGIVDLVKMKGIIYTANDVLGSTFEIVDIPADLKAQAEEYRVKLLETVCEADDALMGRYLEGDTDFTEAEIKEAIRKGTVGFKFVPMICGSAFKNKGVQALLDAVTDYLPSPMEVKPVAGTSMDSETEMHRVASDDEPFAGLAFKIMTDPFVGHLTFVRVYSGILAAGTYAYNSTRGNGHRERIGRLLQMHANKREDIKEVRAGDICAVVGLKNTLTGDTLCDEANQIVLERMIFPEPVISIAIEPKSKAEQDKLGTGLAKLAQEDPTFHVKVDQETGQTLIAGMGELHLEIIVDRLRREFGVNANVSKPQVAYRETIKKKVEQEGKFVRQTGGRGQFGHVWITVEPLAAGEHYKFNNKIVGGVIPKEFIPAVDKGIREALEGGVIAGFPMIDVSVDLIDGSFHEVDSSEMAFKIAGSMAFKEACKKANPVLLEPIMDVEVVVPEQYMGDVIGNLSSRRGKIMEMTNRGNARIVRAEVPLAEMFGYSTDVRSMSQGRATYTMQFKKYSEVPKQVSEEIIAKHAGTEKANA
- the rpsG gene encoding 30S ribosomal protein S7; the encoded protein is MPRRRRVIKREILPDPIYNDVLITRTVNAIMIQGKKSPAEGHLYGALEIVKEKTGKDPLPIFKKAVQNARPMLEVKSRRVGGATYQVPVEVAPARQTSLAVRWLISMARDRAERGFTNQLASEIMDAANGAGGAIKKKEDTHKMAEANKAFSHYRW
- a CDS encoding 30S ribosomal protein S12, which translates into the protein MPTINQLVRHGREKLNYKTKSPALTSCPQRRGVCTRVYTATPKKPNSALRKVARVRLTNKYEVTSYIPGVGHNLQEHSIVLIRGGRVKDLPGVRYHIVRGTLDTQGVDARRQSRSKYGAKRPKAAGAADVKKGAKKK
- a CDS encoding BatD family protein, encoding MTKRLLFAALLALLAAPPATASAAAADQPRLSLSADKNKVGLDDTLELQLSVSGAGSSSVGEPAIEGMEHFDLLGTSKGEQLSIVNMNITRAATWRYTLRPKKAGETATLRAKVPVGGTNYLSGTVTVETTQGGGGPAQHPPGMFNLPSPFGARSNRKDDFILQARITPTAVWAGEEAVYTLAFYRGADVFSNINFAPPTLKNAWIEQPDEGERHETKPARLGGRGYVLTEMRTLLYPLAAGDMAIPAAAVSFQPAPFSPPVSIKSNELTLKVKPLPEKGKPAGFSGLVGSFSIASSLSQKNGAVGQPLTLTVTVSGRGALHAIPKPADPAIDAERYDPEIKDSFRRDARGSEGSRAFNYIIVPRKEGTLVIPPFSIDFFNPASAAYETAKTAPLTLPVASAPAGSATPAAPAAPGKKSAAAADEPPFYRGQFFYMLLATLMVAAIGAKVLHNRRLAIRRDSGAAHALRAEPLARERLAAAEELLRRNDTAAFLGAVEHAVRGYLSDRLNIPPSAVTPDDIARRLPPETRERYRECLSVLQVCFDARYSPGVFENPAALLERAKKALTIAMTIKN
- a CDS encoding HDOD domain-containing protein produces the protein MKVDKSRRRITIQNIQDLPTLSAVITKMVEMLDGQDASPKELANLIEQDQSILSAILKLVNSAFYGFPRKITSVHQAVVILGFGTVKSIALGTSIFKTKPRGGKKEVFDRNALWIHSLGVATASKLIAQKIGHGDADEAFVAGLLHDVGKVVFDTQFSAEFREVAEKAEDKNILILEAEREVLGLDHAEAGQILLFKWQLPLPVVNAVGFHHDLEKAPATYQRLAAIVHLADVICRKLKIGSGGDARLPKVDRGAMKTLHITTPMLEEALKETRDQKELIEQFGDL